One part of the Tunicatimonas pelagia genome encodes these proteins:
- a CDS encoding MBL fold metallo-hydrolase, with protein sequence MKVTFLGTGTSQGVPVIGCSCEVCTSVDFRDKRLRTSVHIEVNGKSIIIDSGPDFRQQVLANRIRQLDALVFTHEHKDHTAGMDDVRSFNFLQQRSMPVYAHPRVQESLKREFSYVFAEKKYPGVPQIDLHSIGLAPFQAAGVTLQPVEVMHYKLPVLGFRVHDFTYITDAKTIAEEEKEKIRGSKVLVLNALQKQPHISHFTLDEALAMVEELQPKQAYFTHLSHRMGTHRNVEKELPGNVQIAYDGLTITV encoded by the coding sequence TTGAAAGTAACATTTTTAGGTACGGGCACCTCTCAGGGTGTGCCAGTGATTGGGTGCAGTTGCGAGGTGTGTACTTCGGTAGATTTTCGCGATAAACGGCTGCGGACTTCAGTGCATATCGAAGTAAATGGGAAAAGTATCATTATTGACTCGGGACCGGACTTTCGGCAGCAGGTGCTGGCTAATCGTATCCGCCAATTAGATGCGCTAGTGTTTACCCATGAGCACAAAGACCATACCGCCGGAATGGACGATGTAAGGAGCTTTAATTTCTTGCAACAGCGTTCAATGCCCGTTTATGCCCACCCCCGGGTACAGGAAAGCCTAAAGCGGGAGTTTTCTTACGTTTTTGCCGAAAAAAAATATCCGGGCGTGCCCCAAATTGATTTGCACTCAATTGGCTTAGCCCCTTTTCAAGCAGCGGGTGTTACCCTTCAACCGGTAGAAGTGATGCATTACAAACTTCCGGTTTTAGGTTTTCGGGTTCATGACTTCACCTACATTACCGATGCTAAAACTATTGCTGAAGAGGAAAAAGAGAAAATTAGAGGCAGTAAAGTTTTAGTACTCAACGCCCTGCAAAAACAACCCCACATCTCTCATTTTACGCTTGACGAAGCCCTGGCGATGGTAGAAGAACTGCAACCAAAGCAAGCTTACTTTACCCATCTTAGCCACCGTATGGGAACCCATCGCAATGTAGAAAAAGAACTGCCCGGTAATGTGCAAATTGCTTACGATGGGTTGACAATCACCGTTTAG
- a CDS encoding response regulator gives MSDRKQVLVAEDSSVIQNLTKKVLQFQNYDIESARDGQQVLDMLKQKNYDIILMDINMPKMNGMECSKQIRSMDDDKKSQVPIIAISGNASNYTEEDFQKAGMDEYIPKPINFDHLVEVVKKHTE, from the coding sequence ATGTCTGATAGAAAACAAGTGCTTGTAGCCGAAGATAGTTCGGTAATACAGAACCTTACCAAGAAAGTCCTTCAGTTCCAAAATTACGATATTGAATCAGCTCGCGATGGACAGCAAGTGCTGGATATGCTGAAGCAGAAAAACTACGACATCATTCTAATGGATATTAATATGCCAAAGATGAATGGTATGGAATGCAGTAAGCAAATCCGTAGCATGGATGATGATAAGAAGTCGCAGGTACCCATTATTGCCATTTCTGGCAATGCTAGTAATTACACCGAAGAAGATTTTCAAAAAGCGGGTATGGATGAGTACATTCCTAAGCCAATCAACTTCGACCATTTAGTAGAAGTAGTTAAAAAACACACTGAATAA
- a CDS encoding PAS domain S-box protein — protein sequence MASIEKISSLEQENQQLKAEIAQMQRSEQMEAVSLTHLQNSLLHAELLVVSTNQLGEITYCNHAFAHAVGRSSEQMQGHNLFDELEPLRGEKLTIGQFIKLTKTRKENSSIKRFIRTLSGHKLTINIQSIILHQEGSQGLTIIAEDITQYKQVRKKLQQSNRQLAELYNRSYDLIVVADEEGKVLMANKAFHVKLKYRDAEIEKVSLLDIVAVNYREQFQAFWQRILIQEQSDNFRFAFTSSRGELIHVSGTLTASLQDGKTRVRGVFHDVSEQVRADQSRSLYYSISNLVLQSPTLDNLYPNIHRELNRTVATEDLIIATWREDQLNFVYEKGQDTERYEHESQHKALEALCQYTILVNRPLFLHQSDILELQQSKKIPAAPMIPKIWIGIPLKIRGTVVGILALQNFDQANQVGINDFELLDFVSGQIALIVERKRSEEALRDYTGQLRAIFESSTHLIWSVDQDLRLTTFNRNFKNTFRSHFGVEPMVGEVYNPLDEKTTERYLEQWREKYLQVFEGDIAHFEAKMRFGKDVVIWKSVFLNPIYREDGSIREVSGIAHDITQRRQSEQALTESEEKFRTIFESFQDIYFRCRLDGTMTMISPSVQELTAYAVDEVQGKDITNYYLYDKKTKNLIRQLVKNKRVRNFEATVISKSGKLIPCICNVRLIGNLSGKTTEIEGVLRDITQLKETTRALQKAKDVAEQSLKAKEAFLANMSHEIRTPMNGVISMVDMLADTRLNEEQADYVQTIKYSSETLLTILNDILDLSKIEAGKMQLHFTALPLERILEKNHNLFAQQAASKNIRFAYQIEADLPKHIWVDEIRLLQILSNLTSNAIKFTEHGQVLVQVEKVILEGESDTPANQHTIKVLVQDSGIGISQKDQDELFESFNQVDPSTSKKYKGTGLGLSIARQLTSLMQGDIGVYSEPDQGSTFWFTFVAQEAQADEVQPTSVEDATIYFTDSTPQVLVVDDNAINRKVVYQMLKKSGCEVVLASSGEEAIGIVQQQTFDVIYMDIQMPGMDGIEATRRIRALNLAEVPPIIALTAYSLPGDKEKFMKAGMDDYLAKPIRKNIITKTAALLGVGQEEDPSSIYEAADAHQQLINWDTLKTLEKYGGRELVVESLQEFEMEAKELLADAAVGIEKRDYQQILSKLHTLKGNAGTLGLESIAYYTKLIESNVKENKLNNLHQDFKTLTREFVRFQESYKE from the coding sequence ATGGCGAGTATTGAGAAAATATCATCTTTAGAACAAGAGAACCAGCAACTGAAGGCAGAAATTGCCCAGATGCAACGCAGCGAGCAGATGGAGGCGGTCTCGCTGACTCACCTGCAAAACTCGTTACTGCACGCTGAGCTACTAGTGGTGTCTACTAATCAGTTGGGGGAAATCACGTATTGTAATCATGCTTTTGCTCACGCAGTAGGACGGTCATCAGAACAGATGCAGGGTCATAATTTGTTCGATGAGCTGGAGCCGCTACGGGGTGAGAAGCTTACGATTGGGCAATTTATTAAGCTAACTAAAACACGTAAAGAAAATAGTAGTATTAAGCGATTCATTCGCACCTTATCTGGCCATAAACTGACCATCAATATCCAAAGCATCATTCTTCATCAGGAAGGTAGCCAGGGGCTTACAATCATTGCTGAAGATATTACACAGTACAAACAAGTGCGAAAGAAGCTGCAACAAAGTAATCGGCAGTTGGCGGAACTCTACAACCGCTCTTACGATCTGATTGTGGTAGCGGATGAGGAGGGAAAAGTTTTGATGGCTAATAAAGCTTTTCACGTAAAGCTAAAGTATCGGGACGCCGAAATAGAGAAAGTATCCTTGCTCGATATTGTTGCGGTCAATTACCGAGAACAGTTTCAGGCATTCTGGCAGCGAATCTTAATCCAAGAGCAATCAGATAATTTTCGGTTTGCATTTACCTCGAGTCGGGGTGAACTTATTCACGTTTCTGGCACACTAACGGCTAGCTTACAGGATGGAAAAACGCGGGTGCGAGGTGTTTTTCATGATGTTAGCGAGCAGGTGCGGGCAGATCAGTCCCGGAGCTTGTACTACAGCATTTCAAACCTAGTGTTACAAAGCCCGACCTTGGATAATTTGTATCCAAATATCCACCGAGAGCTGAATAGAACCGTAGCTACCGAAGATTTAATTATCGCTACTTGGCGGGAAGATCAGTTAAACTTTGTCTATGAAAAAGGCCAAGATACTGAGCGTTACGAGCACGAAAGTCAGCACAAAGCCTTAGAAGCACTTTGCCAGTACACCATACTCGTAAACCGACCGCTATTCCTGCATCAGTCTGATATTCTTGAGCTACAGCAGTCAAAAAAGATTCCGGCTGCGCCTATGATTCCTAAAATCTGGATAGGCATTCCGCTCAAAATTCGGGGTACAGTAGTGGGAATACTTGCTTTGCAAAATTTTGATCAAGCCAACCAAGTAGGCATTAATGATTTTGAGCTGCTTGATTTTGTTTCCGGGCAAATTGCCCTGATTGTAGAACGAAAGCGAAGCGAAGAAGCCTTACGAGATTACACGGGGCAGTTAAGGGCAATCTTTGAAAGTAGCACGCATCTTATTTGGTCAGTAGACCAAGATTTACGCCTTACTACCTTTAATCGTAATTTCAAGAACACTTTTCGCTCTCACTTCGGGGTAGAGCCAATGGTGGGTGAGGTATATAATCCGTTAGATGAAAAAACCACGGAGCGGTATCTGGAGCAGTGGAGGGAAAAATACTTGCAAGTATTTGAAGGAGATATTGCCCACTTTGAGGCGAAGATGCGCTTTGGTAAGGACGTAGTGATCTGGAAATCAGTTTTTCTGAACCCGATCTACCGCGAAGATGGTAGCATTCGGGAGGTTTCGGGTATTGCCCACGATATTACCCAGCGTCGTCAGTCAGAGCAAGCCTTAACCGAGAGTGAAGAAAAGTTCCGAACCATCTTTGAGTCATTTCAAGATATTTACTTCCGCTGCCGCTTAGACGGAACAATGACGATGATTAGCCCGTCGGTACAGGAGCTTACGGCCTATGCCGTAGACGAGGTACAGGGAAAAGATATTACCAACTACTATCTGTACGATAAGAAAACCAAAAACCTTATTCGTCAATTGGTGAAAAACAAGCGGGTGCGAAACTTTGAGGCCACTGTAATTAGCAAATCGGGTAAGCTAATTCCTTGTATCTGCAACGTACGATTAATCGGCAACTTATCGGGTAAAACCACCGAAATAGAAGGGGTGCTGCGCGACATCACCCAACTGAAAGAAACCACCCGCGCGCTGCAAAAAGCCAAAGATGTGGCGGAGCAATCCTTAAAAGCCAAAGAAGCCTTCCTAGCCAATATGAGTCACGAAATTCGGACTCCGATGAACGGAGTAATCAGCATGGTGGATATGCTGGCCGATACCCGTTTGAACGAAGAGCAGGCCGACTATGTGCAAACTATTAAGTATTCTTCCGAAACGCTGCTCACCATTCTAAATGATATTCTAGATTTATCTAAAATAGAAGCGGGCAAAATGCAGTTGCACTTCACCGCCCTGCCGCTAGAAAGAATACTGGAGAAAAACCATAATCTTTTTGCTCAGCAAGCTGCCTCTAAAAATATCCGGTTTGCGTATCAGATCGAAGCAGACTTGCCTAAGCATATTTGGGTAGACGAAATCCGGCTGCTACAAATATTATCTAATCTTACTTCTAACGCTATTAAATTTACTGAACACGGGCAAGTGCTTGTTCAGGTAGAGAAAGTTATTCTTGAGGGGGAGAGTGATACTCCAGCCAACCAGCACACAATCAAAGTTTTAGTGCAGGACTCTGGTATTGGTATATCTCAGAAAGACCAAGATGAGCTGTTTGAAAGCTTTAATCAGGTAGACCCATCTACCTCGAAGAAATACAAGGGTACGGGGCTAGGCTTATCCATTGCCCGGCAACTCACTAGCCTAATGCAGGGCGATATCGGAGTGTATTCCGAACCGGATCAGGGCAGTACTTTTTGGTTTACCTTCGTAGCTCAGGAAGCACAAGCTGACGAGGTTCAGCCAACTTCGGTCGAAGACGCTACTATCTACTTTACCGATAGCACTCCGCAAGTGTTGGTGGTAGATGATAATGCCATTAATCGTAAGGTGGTGTACCAGATGCTTAAAAAGAGCGGCTGCGAGGTAGTATTGGCCAGTAGCGGCGAAGAGGCTATCGGCATTGTGCAACAGCAAACATTTGATGTTATTTACATGGATATCCAGATGCCCGGTATGGACGGTATTGAAGCAACCCGTCGGATTCGGGCATTGAACCTTGCAGAAGTTCCCCCTATTATTGCTCTCACTGCTTACTCGCTACCGGGCGATAAAGAAAAATTTATGAAGGCGGGGATGGATGATTATTTGGCTAAGCCTATTAGAAAAAATATTATTACCAAAACTGCTGCTTTGCTAGGGGTGGGACAAGAAGAGGACCCGTCGAGTATTTACGAAGCAGCGGATGCCCACCAGCAACTAATCAATTGGGATACACTGAAAACGCTGGAAAAATACGGGGGTAGGGAGTTGGTAGTAGAGAGCTTGCAAGAGTTTGAAATGGAGGCGAAAGAATTATTGGCTGATGCGGCGGTAGGGATAGAAAAGCGCGATTATCAGCAAATTTTATCTAAATTGCACACATTGAAAGGCAACGCTGGCACGTTGGGTTTGGAAAGTATTGCGTATTATACTAAACTCATTGAATCAAACGTGAAAGAAAACAAACTGAACAACCTTCATCAGGATTTTAAAACCCTCACTCGGGAATTTGTCCGATTCCAGGAGAGTTACAAAGAATAA
- the miaA gene encoding tRNA (adenosine(37)-N6)-dimethylallyltransferase MiaA has protein sequence MTSSTLIMVVGPTAVGKTKVCIRLAQHYQTEIVSTDSRQFYREMTIGTAKPNPDELAQVPHHLVNSLPITQAYDVKQFEQDALSLTEQLFRKYSFVVATGGSGLYVKTLCEGIDAMPDISEESRNFWQEQYQTKGLNFLLEELRRIDPIYYEQIDQQNHRRVLRALEVYRSSGKPFSEFRNQRKPLQPRPFQIIKIGLTMNRDTLYQRINQRVDQMIEAGLEAEAKTLLPYQHLNALRTVGYQEWFPYFAGQYDRDEAIRLIKRNSRRYAKRQWTWFNQDPEIKWFDSDLLSGQLLSSLIKHIDNQMINE, from the coding sequence ATGACATCATCAACGCTTATTATGGTCGTGGGACCTACTGCCGTAGGAAAAACGAAAGTGTGTATTCGGTTAGCTCAACACTATCAAACCGAAATTGTCTCCACTGATTCCCGGCAGTTTTACCGCGAGATGACGATAGGAACCGCTAAGCCAAACCCTGATGAGTTGGCTCAAGTTCCGCACCATTTGGTTAATAGTTTACCAATTACCCAAGCGTACGACGTAAAGCAGTTCGAGCAAGATGCGTTATCACTTACTGAGCAACTGTTCCGAAAATACTCATTCGTAGTAGCCACTGGCGGCTCGGGCTTATACGTGAAAACGCTCTGCGAAGGGATAGATGCTATGCCAGATATTTCGGAAGAATCGCGTAACTTTTGGCAGGAGCAATATCAAACCAAGGGGTTAAATTTCTTACTGGAAGAACTTCGGCGAATCGATCCGATTTACTACGAGCAGATAGATCAGCAAAACCACCGTCGCGTACTGCGAGCATTAGAGGTTTACCGTAGTTCGGGGAAGCCTTTTTCTGAATTTAGGAACCAGCGAAAACCCCTACAACCCCGTCCGTTTCAAATTATCAAAATTGGGCTTACTATGAACCGTGATACGCTCTACCAACGAATTAATCAGCGGGTAGACCAGATGATTGAAGCCGGATTAGAAGCCGAAGCCAAGACCTTGTTACCGTATCAACACCTGAATGCGCTACGTACGGTAGGCTACCAAGAATGGTTTCCGTACTTTGCAGGACAATACGACCGGGATGAAGCCATTCGCCTGATTAAACGTAATAGCCGGCGTTACGCCAAACGGCAGTGGACCTGGTTTAACCAAGATCCGGAAATCAAATGGTTTGACTCCGATCTATTGAGCGGTCAGTTGCTCTCTAGCCTGATTAAGCACATCGACAATCAAATGATTAATGAATGA
- a CDS encoding NFACT family protein — protein MHHNYYFLRQLTNVLRDQLLGWKLGACFSQNKDELILGFYHASNQKELFIKAHFASYFCCLQFPVQFHRAKRNSIDLFSQLLDQEITEIQQFTNERSFWLHFGEQGLLFKMHGNRANVLLTEGNQVTDVFRSSLANDYSLDISSLNRPLAIDRTTFDAVEGNIRQLYPTFGTIPLAYLQQQDYENKSPDEQWQLLQSLLTQLENPDQYLVVEWQGKLHLSLLSIGSIVAQFAESIPALNDFFLRKIKRIRLDSLKGKLLQKLEKQKKQSEQYIRKNQRTLEKLETGLQHQQIADILMANLHQISEGATEVALYDFYHDQTVTIKLNQRLSPQKNAERYYRKAKNQKIEIAQLRKNIEQKETQQIDTEVHLEHLEPLADLSKIQQYAEEYQLLSGKAEEERSFPFRVFDLDGYTVWVGKSAKNNDELLRNYSRKDDLWLHAKDVTGSHVIIKQQGNQPPPPYIIEQAAQIAAYYSKRKSDSLCPVIVTPRKYVRKSKNLPPGAVMVDREEVVMVEPKLPK, from the coding sequence ATGCACCATAACTATTACTTTTTACGTCAGCTCACCAATGTACTTCGCGATCAGTTGCTCGGCTGGAAATTAGGGGCGTGCTTTAGTCAGAATAAAGACGAGCTGATTTTGGGGTTCTACCACGCGTCCAATCAGAAAGAGCTTTTCATTAAAGCCCACTTCGCTTCTTATTTCTGTTGTCTACAGTTTCCGGTTCAGTTTCATCGGGCTAAGCGCAACAGCATTGATTTATTTTCGCAACTTCTGGATCAGGAAATCACTGAAATTCAGCAGTTTACTAACGAACGCAGTTTTTGGTTGCATTTTGGCGAACAGGGTTTATTATTCAAGATGCACGGCAACCGGGCGAACGTGCTGCTTACCGAAGGTAACCAAGTTACTGATGTTTTTCGCAGCAGCTTGGCTAACGATTATTCGCTGGACATTTCTTCTCTAAACCGTCCGCTCGCTATTGACCGCACTACGTTTGATGCTGTTGAGGGAAATATCCGGCAGCTTTACCCCACCTTTGGGACAATTCCTCTCGCTTATTTGCAGCAGCAAGATTACGAAAACAAATCGCCCGACGAGCAGTGGCAGTTACTCCAGTCACTTCTTACCCAACTGGAGAACCCTGACCAATACTTGGTAGTAGAGTGGCAGGGCAAGCTGCACCTAAGCTTACTTTCAATAGGAAGCATAGTGGCACAGTTTGCCGAATCAATACCCGCCCTGAATGATTTTTTTCTTCGTAAAATCAAGCGTATTCGGCTCGATAGCCTGAAAGGGAAATTGCTGCAGAAACTAGAGAAGCAAAAAAAACAAAGTGAGCAGTATATCAGGAAAAATCAGCGTACTTTAGAAAAACTGGAAACCGGACTGCAACATCAGCAGATAGCGGATATTCTGATGGCCAACCTGCACCAAATTTCGGAAGGAGCCACGGAAGTAGCGTTGTACGATTTTTATCACGACCAAACGGTAACTATCAAGCTGAACCAACGGCTTTCGCCTCAGAAAAATGCTGAGCGTTACTACCGTAAAGCCAAAAACCAAAAAATAGAGATTGCCCAACTTCGCAAAAATATTGAGCAGAAAGAGACCCAGCAAATCGATACCGAAGTTCACTTGGAACATCTAGAACCATTGGCTGATTTATCGAAAATTCAACAATACGCTGAGGAATATCAGTTGCTGAGTGGAAAGGCCGAAGAAGAAAGAAGCTTTCCGTTTCGGGTGTTTGATCTGGACGGCTACACGGTTTGGGTGGGAAAGAGCGCTAAAAACAACGACGAACTACTTCGGAACTACTCCCGTAAGGATGATCTATGGTTACACGCCAAAGACGTGACCGGCTCGCACGTTATTATTAAACAACAAGGCAACCAACCTCCCCCACCCTACATTATTGAGCAAGCTGCCCAAATTGCCGCTTACTACTCTAAACGAAAAAGTGATTCTCTCTGCCCTGTGATTGTTACCCCTCGCAAATACGTTCGCAAATCTAAGAACTTACCTCCGGGCGCCGTGATGGTTGACCGCGAAGAAGTAGTAATGGTGGAGCCAAAATTGCCGAAGTAG
- a CDS encoding DNA cytosine methyltransferase produces MEYWEEINEKLKPWVDSDLNKTVVDLFAGCGGLSLGFEAHGFRTIGYEMDEPATQTYNKNLIGQCFNEKLTVESVYPKADVVIGGPPCQPFSVGGKQLGLKDSRDGFPIFLSAIRQLDPEVLLFENVRGMLYKNKWYLKEVIEELESLGYFINYALLNALNYEVPQNRERVIVIGSKKKINLPKKVNRKVTAGQALGELAFQFDEDSKFFTESMDRYVAKYEKASKCINPRDLYLDRPARTLTCRNLAGATGDMHRVRLKDGRRRRITVREAARLQSFPDWFEFSGTETHQFNQIGNAVAPYFAYHLALNIKNHLTDGVEAHYITTENDQLKLFENEAVYQSR; encoded by the coding sequence ATGGAATATTGGGAAGAGATAAATGAAAAGTTGAAGCCTTGGGTGGACTCTGATTTGAATAAAACAGTAGTTGACCTTTTTGCGGGTTGCGGTGGGCTTTCCCTTGGTTTCGAAGCTCATGGGTTTCGAACGATTGGTTATGAAATGGACGAACCAGCCACCCAGACATACAATAAGAACTTGATTGGACAATGCTTCAACGAAAAGCTGACAGTAGAATCGGTATACCCAAAGGCGGATGTCGTGATTGGTGGACCACCTTGTCAGCCATTTAGTGTTGGTGGCAAGCAGCTTGGCTTGAAAGATTCTAGAGATGGATTCCCAATTTTCTTATCTGCAATCAGACAACTTGACCCTGAAGTCCTGTTATTTGAGAATGTTCGTGGAATGCTTTACAAGAATAAATGGTATTTGAAGGAAGTCATAGAAGAACTTGAAAGCTTAGGGTATTTTATCAATTATGCCCTTTTGAATGCTCTGAACTACGAAGTACCACAGAACAGAGAACGAGTTATAGTAATCGGGTCAAAGAAAAAAATAAACCTACCAAAAAAGGTAAATAGAAAGGTAACGGCAGGTCAAGCATTAGGGGAGCTCGCTTTTCAATTTGATGAAGATTCTAAGTTCTTTACTGAATCCATGGACAGATATGTCGCCAAGTATGAAAAGGCTTCCAAGTGCATAAATCCAAGAGACTTATACTTAGATAGACCTGCAAGAACATTGACATGTAGAAATTTAGCGGGTGCAACAGGAGACATGCATCGAGTTCGATTAAAGGATGGGAGAAGACGCAGAATTACGGTTAGAGAAGCTGCGAGACTTCAAAGTTTTCCTGATTGGTTTGAATTCTCAGGAACAGAAACACATCAGTTTAACCAAATCGGAAATGCTGTTGCACCTTACTTCGCATATCATTTGGCACTAAACATCAAAAATCATTTGACAGACGGTGTTGAAGCCCACTATATCACTACGGAAAACGACCAATTAAAATTATTTGAGAATGAAGCAGTATATCAGTCCCGATAA
- a CDS encoding BsuBI/PstI family type II restriction endonuclease has product MKQYISPDKSKTFREKSKQVQELINTTLFILETFGIPLDSTPRRLERMAIAFLASGDIKKLSDFKRAKDLNSGHSLKTRDIIIYVNKHFGEDISSGSYDDIRRKDLKLLTVAEIVLQSSPNSATNDSTRGYSINPTYAELLRAFGSKNWEKMVSDKLKNIEPISKKLKRQREMAKVNVTLPSGGELTFSAGEHNDLQKAIIEDFLPRYGHGAEILYVGDTSDKYLYLEKEKLEKLNFFEISHEELPDVIACSKKKNWLYLIEAVHSSGPISELRLIQLQKLTKGCKADIVYVTAFLNRPKFRQFMADIAWETEVWIADNPDRLVHFNGDKFLGPYKEEK; this is encoded by the coding sequence ATGAAGCAGTATATCAGTCCCGATAAATCCAAAACCTTTAGGGAGAAAAGCAAACAGGTACAGGAACTGATAAACACCACACTTTTTATTCTTGAGACATTTGGAATTCCATTGGATTCAACCCCGAGAAGGTTGGAAAGAATGGCAATCGCATTTCTAGCAAGTGGTGACATCAAAAAACTTTCGGATTTTAAACGTGCAAAAGACCTAAATAGTGGTCATTCCTTGAAAACAAGGGATATAATCATCTATGTTAACAAGCATTTTGGAGAAGACATTAGCTCGGGTTCTTATGATGACATTCGAAGAAAAGACCTCAAGTTGCTAACGGTTGCAGAAATCGTTTTACAATCTAGCCCAAACTCAGCAACCAACGACTCGACAAGGGGCTATTCAATCAACCCAACATATGCCGAACTTCTTAGAGCATTTGGCTCAAAGAATTGGGAGAAAATGGTATCTGACAAGCTCAAGAATATCGAGCCTATCAGTAAAAAACTTAAACGCCAAAGGGAAATGGCAAAAGTTAATGTAACTCTTCCTTCGGGTGGCGAACTAACTTTTTCCGCGGGAGAACACAACGATTTACAAAAGGCAATAATTGAAGATTTTCTTCCAAGATATGGACATGGTGCAGAAATCCTTTATGTTGGCGACACTTCTGACAAATATCTGTATTTGGAGAAAGAAAAACTTGAAAAATTGAACTTCTTCGAAATTTCACACGAAGAATTACCAGATGTGATTGCCTGTTCCAAGAAAAAGAATTGGCTTTACTTGATTGAAGCAGTGCATTCATCAGGGCCAATCAGTGAATTACGGTTGATTCAACTTCAAAAGTTGACTAAGGGCTGTAAAGCAGACATTGTATATGTAACTGCATTTTTGAACAGACCAAAGTTTCGACAATTTATGGCTGACATTGCTTGGGAAACTGAAGTTTGGATAGCAGATAATCCTGACCGCTTGGTTCACTTCAATGGGGATAAGTTTTTGGGTCCATATAAGGAAGAAAAGTAA
- a CDS encoding alpha/beta fold hydrolase: MRNKNIQMQLAHEDRKLSINQHASKIHPDIGDVLTLSDGRKVGYLDVGDPNGAPVFYNHGAASSRIEALFFAESAANLNIRIIGVDRPGMGLSDYQEGLTFLSWASDLAEVADYLNIKRFSVAGTSGGGAYACACGAHQNLANRINAIILIAGMLPATKEEKRAQSAATKWTLKLADSVPFLCGLIMQSLKGVAKRSVQTGDFMGRKGWGSIMGYAQLSSFRNGTKGAVRDAALYAHPLGFELKEIGVPVMVFVGTEDTNVPIGIAKRVVREVKNSKLHIFDGEDHQGILGRGQEILEASIKFAKALKEN; encoded by the coding sequence ATGCGAAATAAGAATATTCAAATGCAATTAGCACACGAAGACAGAAAACTTTCAATTAATCAGCATGCTTCAAAAATTCATCCTGATATTGGTGATGTCCTCACGCTGAGTGATGGTAGAAAAGTTGGTTATTTGGATGTAGGAGATCCAAATGGTGCACCAGTGTTTTATAATCACGGTGCAGCCAGTTCACGTATTGAAGCGTTGTTTTTTGCTGAATCAGCCGCCAACCTTAATATTCGGATAATTGGTGTTGATCGTCCAGGAATGGGACTTTCTGATTATCAGGAAGGTTTGACATTCTTAAGCTGGGCCTCTGATTTAGCAGAAGTAGCAGATTATCTCAACATTAAACGATTTTCTGTTGCTGGAACTTCTGGTGGCGGGGCTTATGCTTGTGCATGTGGAGCTCATCAAAACTTAGCTAATAGAATTAATGCCATCATTTTGATTGCTGGTATGCTGCCTGCAACAAAAGAAGAAAAAAGAGCGCAAAGTGCTGCTACAAAATGGACACTTAAACTTGCAGATAGTGTACCATTTCTCTGTGGGCTGATTATGCAGAGTCTTAAAGGTGTTGCTAAAAGATCAGTGCAGACAGGGGATTTTATGGGGCGTAAGGGATGGGGTTCGATAATGGGATATGCCCAACTATCATCTTTCCGTAATGGAACAAAAGGTGCAGTAAGAGACGCAGCACTCTATGCTCACCCTTTAGGGTTCGAATTAAAAGAAATCGGTGTACCAGTAATGGTTTTTGTAGGGACAGAAGATACGAATGTTCCAATAGGGATAGCAAAAAGAGTAGTGAGAGAAGTGAAAAATAGCAAACTGCATATCTTTGATGGAGAGGATCATCAGGGTATTCTAGGAAGAGGTCAAGAAATACTCGAAGCGTCTATAAAGTTTGCGAAAGCATTGAAAGAGAATTAA